One genomic window of candidate division WOR-3 bacterium includes the following:
- a CDS encoding biotin--[acetyl-CoA-carboxylase] ligase, translated as MKDLEIFLNKFQFEDLYWNDRALKIVYLESVDSTNTYASDRIEDEENEYLVIADRQTYGKGQKGNTWESPPEVGLYFSLLLHPHIKANSLMTIPRTWGKMVANTIETIANIRTSIKEPNDVLVGGKKIAGILIENKIYGDICKTLIAGIGVNINNSTEDFSQEIRDFATSLYIETGKKESRSDFLKLFFKLNSRADF; from the coding sequence ATGAAAGATTTGGAAATCTTCTTAAACAAATTCCAATTTGAAGATCTTTATTGGAATGATAGAGCTCTTAAGATTGTTTATCTCGAATCGGTTGATTCAACAAATACATACGCCTCCGACAGAATTGAAGACGAAGAAAACGAATATCTCGTTATAGCTGACAGACAGACTTACGGCAAGGGACAAAAGGGTAATACCTGGGAAAGCCCTCCCGAGGTGGGTCTATACTTTTCCCTTTTACTGCATCCTCACATCAAAGCAAATTCCTTGATGACAATTCCAAGAACTTGGGGTAAAATGGTCGCCAACACTATAGAGACTATAGCCAACATAAGGACCTCAATAAAAGAACCCAATGATGTCTTGGTCGGAGGGAAAAAAATAGCAGGAATACTTATAGAAAACAAAATCTATGGAGATATCTGCAAAACCTTAATTGCTGGAATAGGGGTCAACATTAACAACAGTACCGAAGACTTTTCTCAAGAAATAAGAGATTTTGCCACTTCACTTTACATCGAAACCGGTAAAAAAGAATCGAGAAGCGATTTTTTGAAGCTGTTCTTCAAGCTCAATTCTCGGGCAGATTTTTAA
- the crtI gene encoding phytoene desaturase has translation MAKIFLWRRLYRNYDQFIKSSIKNSDLRKLLMWHTVFLGGTPKNVPALYILMLHVDMNLGTFYPEGGMFEVAKAFENLSLQLGVKFVYGKQVKKISVENFKVKGVEIEGELINADIVVCNADYHHVQTELLEKPFRDYDEFYWEKRVMSPGTFLCYLGIEKKLDQILHHNYFFTDDWDGHFDSISKKRSWPEKYSYYVSCRSKSDALNAPENSENIMLLVPLAPGLQDNDETREDFKEKLLQKFELDLGEKIRDKVSVVRISTHRDQIKRYNAYKGNSFGLANTLFQTGPLRPSNKSKKIQNLYYTGTGTIPGIGVPLTVISGQVTAEKIIKENAKQRTP, from the coding sequence ATGGCAAAAATATTTTTGTGGCGGAGGCTATACCGGAATTATGACCAATTCATAAAAAGCTCAATCAAAAATTCTGACCTGAGAAAACTCCTTATGTGGCACACGGTTTTTCTGGGAGGAACACCAAAAAATGTCCCCGCGCTTTATATACTGATGCTACACGTCGATATGAACCTTGGCACTTTTTATCCTGAGGGAGGCATGTTCGAAGTTGCGAAAGCTTTCGAAAACTTATCCCTTCAATTAGGCGTAAAATTTGTCTATGGAAAACAAGTAAAAAAAATCTCTGTTGAAAATTTCAAGGTAAAAGGCGTGGAAATTGAAGGAGAACTCATAAATGCCGATATAGTTGTCTGTAATGCCGATTACCATCATGTCCAGACCGAACTGCTTGAAAAACCATTCAGAGATTACGATGAATTTTATTGGGAAAAGAGGGTGATGTCCCCGGGTACTTTTCTCTGCTATCTTGGAATAGAAAAAAAACTAGATCAAATACTTCACCACAATTATTTTTTCACCGACGACTGGGACGGGCATTTCGACAGTATTTCAAAGAAAAGGTCATGGCCGGAAAAATATTCCTACTACGTTTCTTGCAGATCCAAATCCGATGCTCTCAACGCCCCTGAAAATTCGGAAAACATAATGCTTCTCGTCCCGCTTGCCCCAGGTCTTCAAGACAACGATGAAACCAGAGAAGATTTCAAGGAAAAACTGCTCCAAAAATTTGAATTAGACCTGGGAGAAAAGATCAGGGACAAAGTATCCGTGGTCAGGATTTCGACTCACAGAGACCAAATAAAAAGGTATAACGCCTACAAGGGCAACTCCTTCGGCCTTGCGAACACACTTTTTCAGACGGGACCTTTGAGGCCGTCCAACAAAAGCAAAAAAATTCAAAATCTCTATTACACCGGAACTGGAACGATTCCCGGAATCGGCGTACCCCTGACTGTCATTTCAGGTCAAGTGACCGCAGAGAAGATCATTAAAGAAAATGCAAAACAAAGAACTCCTTAA
- a CDS encoding phytoene/squalene synthase family protein, whose protein sequence is MQNKELLKIFKGGSKTFFNSSLFFPETVLNDVIRLYAFVRTVDDFVDSVPVKKEEYFNFKKKYLNHIKGDETDNVVIKSFVELKNQKNFDESWVEAFFNSMEMDIQGRIYYKFEDIEDYVYGSAEVIGLFMCKIFALSHTSYDSAKIFGKALQYINFVRDVVEDIDLKRVYFPENELERFGILRPDFLTTKFDLEQFSKFMRFQVKRCFYLLENGERGLPLIPRRLRLPVKTASDMYKWTLSVIDKRPEVVLEKKIRPSRPFLFYRVFSNIFNSNF, encoded by the coding sequence ATGCAAAACAAAGAACTCCTTAAAATTTTCAAGGGAGGCAGCAAGACCTTTTTCAATTCAAGCCTTTTTTTCCCGGAAACTGTTTTAAATGACGTAATAAGACTTTACGCTTTTGTCAGAACCGTTGACGATTTCGTGGATTCCGTACCGGTTAAGAAAGAAGAATACTTCAATTTCAAAAAAAAATATTTAAACCATATCAAGGGTGATGAGACCGACAATGTCGTCATCAAATCTTTCGTGGAGTTGAAAAACCAGAAAAATTTCGATGAATCTTGGGTTGAAGCTTTTTTCAACTCCATGGAAATGGATATCCAAGGCAGAATATACTATAAATTCGAAGACATCGAAGATTATGTTTACGGATCAGCAGAGGTAATCGGACTTTTCATGTGTAAAATTTTCGCTCTTTCCCACACCTCATACGATTCAGCTAAAATTTTCGGTAAAGCCCTTCAATACATAAATTTCGTCAGAGATGTCGTTGAGGATATTGACCTAAAAAGGGTCTATTTCCCAGAAAATGAACTCGAAAGATTCGGAATACTTCGCCCTGATTTTTTAACAACAAAATTCGATTTAGAACAATTTTCAAAATTCATGAGATTTCAGGTTAAAAGGTGCTTTTATCTTTTGGAAAATGGAGAACGAGGCTTGCCATTGATACCCAGAAGGTTGAGGCTTCCCGTTAAAACTGCTTCAGACATGTATAAATGGACTTTAAGCGTGATAGATAAACGCCCGGAAGTCGTTCTGGAAAAAAAAATCCGGCCTTCGAGACCTTTTTTGTTCTACAGAGTTTTCAGCAACATTTTCAACTCAAATTTCTGA
- a CDS encoding lycopene cyclase domain-containing protein, translating to MYTYSILLVLTLAFPLMFSFDSRIKYYKKFHALFPSIFIMAVFMIVWDYFFTKAGIWSFNHKYITGYHVFNLPTEEVLFFFVVPFSCLFIYESVKYFVKTEIPRKTSTLICIFPALIFLVMSFVFKDLTYTMVCSAFLSFLLFVNALIIKPPYIVKFFLAYFVSLVPFFVFNGILTSGLKSIDENPVVIYSTSEITNFRIISIPVEDSFYLLFMLLLATNFYEFLLTYRRVEKH from the coding sequence ATGTATACCTATTCCATTTTACTGGTTTTAACCCTGGCATTCCCTCTGATGTTCAGTTTTGATAGTCGAATAAAATACTACAAGAAATTTCACGCTCTTTTCCCGTCAATATTCATAATGGCGGTATTCATGATAGTGTGGGATTACTTCTTCACAAAAGCGGGAATATGGTCTTTCAACCATAAATACATCACTGGATACCACGTATTCAACCTTCCTACAGAAGAAGTCCTTTTCTTTTTTGTGGTTCCTTTTTCTTGCCTTTTCATATACGAATCTGTTAAATACTTCGTGAAAACCGAAATACCTCGAAAGACATCTACATTAATTTGCATTTTTCCAGCGTTGATTTTTCTTGTCATGTCCTTTGTATTCAAAGATCTCACCTACACAATGGTTTGTTCGGCTTTTTTGTCTTTTTTGCTGTTTGTCAACGCTTTGATAATCAAACCTCCGTATATTGTAAAGTTCTTTCTTGCCTACTTTGTTTCGCTTGTCCCGTTTTTTGTCTTCAACGGAATTCTCACAAGCGGATTGAAAAGTATTGACGAGAATCCGGTAGTGATATATTCAACATCAGAAATTACTAATTTCAGAATAATCAGCATACCCGTAGAGGATTCTTTTTATCTTTTGTTTATGCTTCTTCTCGCAACAAATTTCTACGAATTTCTTTTGACGTATAGACGTGTAGAAAAACATTAA